From Acidobacteriota bacterium, the proteins below share one genomic window:
- a CDS encoding TolC family protein, whose product MGKFAACLVSAGLLLVLLAAPARAQDVLTLAQATQQAFARNAALRASQAEVDERGARASEARAGWFPRVSVAESWQRGDQPVFVFSSLLASRRFAAENFAIDALTHPNAIGFHRGSFGIQQPIFDIRLGAEVEQARLAREVAQLTLDEARGALAVAVAETYGRVAAADATRGAADAGLQAARADRARAAARRDAGMATDADVLALDAHVAALVQRVIQADGEAAIARAELNRLTGAPIDRVPHVVDLAEAGPAPEPVEVRALLAEAEAARPALRRASVLEQLARSEGRLARAALLPRVIAQGGVEMSGNRFDDRASSWLVGAEMSWNLSLGGAERARLRATSHARTRVAAEADDARAAAHVEILTAVIEQRSAFARMEAGRAAVAQARESERIVRDRFDAGLASVTDLLRAQTAVLDAEAQRTAAGVGALISAAKLTQALGRQP is encoded by the coding sequence ATGGGGAAATTCGCCGCCTGTCTGGTTTCTGCTGGCCTGCTGCTGGTGCTGCTGGCCGCGCCCGCGCGGGCCCAGGACGTCCTGACACTGGCCCAGGCCACTCAGCAGGCGTTCGCCCGCAACGCCGCGTTGCGCGCCTCCCAGGCCGAGGTCGACGAGCGCGGCGCGCGCGCCTCCGAAGCACGCGCCGGCTGGTTCCCCCGCGTTTCGGTCGCGGAATCCTGGCAGCGCGGCGATCAACCGGTGTTCGTTTTCAGCTCGCTCCTGGCATCCCGCCGGTTCGCCGCCGAGAACTTCGCCATCGACGCGCTCACTCATCCGAATGCGATCGGCTTTCACCGCGGCTCATTCGGGATTCAGCAGCCGATATTCGACATCCGGCTGGGCGCGGAGGTCGAGCAGGCCCGTCTGGCGCGTGAGGTTGCGCAGTTGACCCTGGACGAGGCCCGCGGGGCGCTGGCAGTTGCCGTCGCAGAAACGTACGGCCGCGTCGCAGCAGCGGACGCCACCCGGGGCGCCGCGGATGCGGGCCTGCAAGCCGCTCGTGCTGACCGTGCACGCGCCGCCGCCCGCCGCGATGCCGGCATGGCCACCGACGCCGACGTGCTCGCCCTCGACGCACACGTTGCGGCGCTCGTCCAGCGCGTGATTCAGGCCGATGGCGAGGCCGCCATCGCACGGGCCGAGCTCAATCGGCTGACAGGCGCGCCGATCGATCGCGTTCCTCACGTTGTCGACCTGGCCGAGGCAGGTCCGGCGCCCGAGCCCGTCGAGGTTCGTGCGCTGCTCGCCGAGGCGGAGGCTGCTCGCCCTGCGCTGCGCCGCGCGTCCGTGCTGGAGCAACTGGCGCGAAGCGAGGGCCGGCTCGCGCGGGCGGCCCTGCTGCCGCGCGTGATCGCGCAGGGCGGCGTCGAGATGAGCGGCAACCGCTTCGACGACCGTGCTTCGTCCTGGCTCGTTGGCGCCGAGATGAGCTGGAACCTCTCGCTCGGCGGGGCCGAACGCGCGCGCCTGCGCGCGACATCGCACGCACGAACGCGAGTCGCCGCCGAAGCCGACGATGCCAGGGCGGCGGCGCACGTCGAGATCCTCACGGCGGTCATCGAACAGCGATCCGCATTCGCACGCATGGAAGCGGGCCGCGCGGCCGTTGCCCAGGCGCGCGAGAGCGAGCGCATCGTCCGCGATCGGTTCGATGCAGGGCTCGCGAGCGTGACGGACTTGCTGCGGGCGCAGACCGCGGTGCTCGATGCCGAGGCACAACGCACGGCTGCCGGTGTGGGCGCCCTGATCAGCGCGGCGAAGTTGACGCAGGCGCTCGGACGACAGCCTTGA
- a CDS encoding OsmC family protein, producing the protein MTTPGAGALATAAPIEFGGPGDLWSPETLLVGAAADCFAITFRGVARASQLAWTEMICEASGTLDRADGVMRFTRIDLDVRVAVPEGVSDALVHRVLDKVKRNCLITSSLNADIHLHATIDARTIDADGCAV; encoded by the coding sequence TTGACGACGCCCGGCGCGGGCGCCTTGGCGACGGCCGCGCCCATCGAATTCGGCGGTCCCGGCGATTTGTGGTCACCGGAGACGTTGCTCGTGGGAGCCGCGGCCGACTGTTTCGCGATCACGTTCCGAGGCGTGGCTCGGGCGTCGCAACTGGCCTGGACCGAGATGATCTGCGAGGCATCCGGCACCCTGGACCGCGCCGACGGCGTGATGCGCTTCACGCGGATCGATCTGGACGTGCGCGTGGCAGTGCCGGAAGGTGTCAGTGACGCGCTGGTGCATCGCGTGCTCGACAAGGTGAAGCGCAACTGTCTGATTACGAGCTCGCTCAATGCCGACATCCACCTTCACGCCACCATCGACGCTCGTACAATCGATGCCGATGGCTGTGCAGTCTGA
- a CDS encoding sigma-70 family RNA polymerase sigma factor — protein sequence MAVQSEPAAAATEARDRDRAEYAALVREAAAGNRTAMERLLMRAQEVAYRFSVLVCGHPEDAEDVMQEALLRTFQYVRRIDDPSAFRTWLYSTVRNACLMKRRRRAGEPAALVPLDAGARGEAAPMDVADRTAPIDEQMVRAAVDARLRTALETLPPAYRIIVVLREMEGLSTREVATITGYSEANVKQRLHRARLMLRQHLEDA from the coding sequence ATGGCTGTGCAGTCTGAACCGGCCGCGGCCGCGACCGAGGCGCGCGATCGCGACCGCGCGGAGTACGCCGCGCTCGTACGCGAAGCGGCGGCCGGGAATCGCACGGCCATGGAGCGGCTCCTGATGCGCGCGCAGGAAGTGGCGTATCGGTTCAGCGTCCTCGTCTGCGGCCATCCCGAGGACGCCGAGGACGTGATGCAGGAGGCGCTGCTCAGGACGTTCCAATACGTCCGGCGCATCGACGATCCGTCCGCGTTCCGCACGTGGCTGTACTCGACGGTGCGCAATGCCTGTCTGATGAAGCGACGGCGGCGAGCCGGAGAGCCCGCGGCGCTCGTGCCGCTCGACGCGGGCGCCCGCGGTGAGGCGGCGCCGATGGACGTGGCCGATCGGACGGCGCCGATCGACGAGCAGATGGTGCGGGCGGCCGTCGACGCGCGCCTGCGCACGGCGCTCGAGACGCTGCCACCGGCTTACCGGATCATCGTCGTCCTGCGCGAGATGGAAGGCCTGTCGACGCGCGAGGTGGCGACGATCACCGGTTACTCGGAAGCCAACGTGAAGCAGCGGCTGCATCGCGCGCGCCTGATGCTGCGCCAGCACCTGGAGGACGCATGA
- a CDS encoding zf-HC2 domain-containing protein: MTAPHVPACQETLRNISAYLDGDLDASACDAIEQHSLECPGCAALLDGLRKTVGLCRQAANVELPEDVRERAKAAVRQLLDEPAAAPRSRSQSST, encoded by the coding sequence ATGACCGCTCCGCACGTTCCCGCCTGTCAGGAGACACTCCGGAACATCTCGGCGTACCTCGACGGCGATCTCGACGCCTCGGCGTGCGACGCGATCGAGCAACACAGCCTCGAATGTCCGGGGTGCGCGGCTCTGCTCGACGGACTCCGGAAGACCGTGGGATTGTGCAGGCAAGCGGCGAACGTCGAGCTTCCCGAAGACGTGCGCGAACGGGCGAAGGCCGCGGTTCGTCAACTGCTCGACGAGCCGGCCGCGGCACCACGATCTCGCAGCCAATCGTCCACCTGA
- a CDS encoding alpha-hydroxy-acid oxidizing protein: MTDSLTAEASGPSIPPDIKCAQDYERLAPRFLRTPFFEYIAGGSAEGVTTAANRRELGAWTVCPRVLAEVAHGHTRLMLGGDEHLHPILLAPVAHQKLAHPQGELESARAAAATRTCMVVSTLSNYTLEDIAGAGGTGHWFQLYAQPDRAATADLIRRAQAAGYRAIVLTVDAPVQVPSLDAQRAGFQMPAACTTPNLAGYGPVPAHDLARGESRVLHGYMRRAATWRDLEWLRAETPLPLWVKGVLHVDDARALRDAGIAGIVVSNHGGRGLDGAPASLAMLPEVRAAVGDDYPVLFDSGIRSGMDVFKALALGADAVLIGRLQVYALAVAGALGVAHVVTFLREELEICMALSGCATLADIRRATLHR, translated from the coding sequence ATGACCGACTCGCTCACCGCGGAAGCCTCTGGACCATCGATCCCGCCGGACATCAAGTGCGCGCAGGATTACGAGCGCCTTGCACCGCGATTCCTGCGCACACCCTTCTTCGAGTACATCGCCGGCGGCAGCGCTGAAGGTGTGACGACGGCGGCGAACCGGCGCGAACTCGGCGCCTGGACGGTGTGTCCGCGCGTGCTCGCCGAAGTCGCGCACGGCCACACGCGGCTGATGCTCGGTGGCGACGAACACCTGCATCCGATCCTGCTTGCGCCGGTGGCCCATCAGAAGCTGGCACACCCCCAAGGTGAGCTCGAGAGCGCGCGGGCGGCCGCCGCGACGCGCACCTGCATGGTGGTCAGCACCCTGTCGAACTACACGCTGGAAGACATCGCCGGTGCCGGCGGCACGGGCCACTGGTTTCAACTCTACGCGCAGCCCGATCGCGCCGCGACCGCCGACTTGATCCGGCGCGCGCAAGCCGCAGGCTACCGCGCGATCGTGCTGACCGTCGACGCACCGGTGCAGGTTCCAAGCCTCGATGCGCAGCGTGCAGGGTTTCAAATGCCCGCCGCCTGCACGACGCCGAATCTGGCCGGCTACGGCCCGGTACCCGCACACGATCTCGCGCGCGGCGAGAGCCGGGTGTTGCACGGCTACATGCGCCGCGCCGCGACGTGGCGCGATCTCGAGTGGCTGCGTGCAGAGACGCCGCTGCCGCTGTGGGTGAAAGGCGTCCTGCATGTGGACGATGCCCGCGCGCTTCGGGACGCCGGCATCGCCGGCATCGTCGTGTCCAATCATGGAGGGCGCGGGCTGGACGGCGCACCGGCGAGCTTGGCGATGCTGCCGGAAGTTCGCGCCGCGGTGGGCGACGACTACCCGGTGCTCTTCGACAGCGGCATCCGCTCCGGCATGGACGTGTTCAAGGCACTGGCCCTCGGGGCGGATGCCGTCCTGATCGGACGCCTGCAGGTGTACGCGCTCGCCGTCGCCGGCGCGCTCGGCGTCGCGCACGTCGTCACGTTCCTACGCGAGGAACTGGAGATCTGCATGGCGCTGAGCGGATGTGCCACGTTGGCCGACATCCGGCGCGCGACGCTCCACCGATGA
- the greB gene encoding transcription elongation factor GreB, which produces MRTKRPLREPVREPPGPALKNYITPAGLQRLKDEHRFLMTRERPAVTAVVAWAAGNGDRSENADYQYGKRRLRQIDSRIRFLTKRIDAAEVVDPAAPRPASAAARVFFGATVTYRDAGGVEHVVRIVGIDEVDVHRRYISWRSPLAHALMKASPGDRVVLRAPTKTEHLEVLDVEYLPIPMDPFREPPGAEAAPRSADEA; this is translated from the coding sequence ATGCGAACGAAGAGACCGCTGAGAGAACCGGTGCGCGAGCCGCCGGGCCCGGCGCTGAAGAACTACATCACGCCGGCGGGGCTGCAGCGGCTGAAGGATGAACATCGCTTTCTCATGACCCGCGAACGGCCGGCCGTGACGGCGGTCGTGGCGTGGGCGGCCGGCAACGGCGACCGCAGCGAGAACGCCGACTACCAGTACGGCAAACGCCGTCTGCGCCAGATCGATTCGCGGATCCGGTTTCTGACGAAGCGGATCGACGCGGCCGAGGTCGTCGACCCGGCGGCGCCGCGACCGGCGTCGGCCGCCGCCCGCGTGTTCTTCGGCGCTACCGTCACCTACCGGGACGCCGGCGGCGTCGAGCACGTCGTCCGCATCGTCGGCATCGACGAAGTCGACGTGCACCGGCGGTACATCAGTTGGCGGTCGCCGTTGGCGCACGCGCTCATGAAGGCCAGTCCGGGCGACCGCGTCGTCCTGCGCGCGCCGACGAAGACCGAACACCTCGAGGTCCTCGACGTCGAGTACCTGCCGATTCCGATGGATCCCTTTCGCGAACCTCCGGGAGCCGAAGCGGCGCCAAGGTCGGCCGACGAGGCCTGA
- a CDS encoding CDP-alcohol phosphatidyltransferase family protein codes for MTAPRALVIVGAAAARIGSLAVWERAVLVAHRVGLSPVTVWSAAPSSSSALARRGVPFTADHSAAGPFGALVAGPVIVIGPDVVVDAASLIALSTDAERGDRSQAIAVNDSGVPVLLCLPTAAVAVVRTCESLAAAAERLAATGSLRLLPIDSFTRRLSDGTAARLERDLVRHLNGGSRESFFTKIIRRFSVPLSIRLARLDVRPSQVTLAGLVVAVLSAWCISRGRYLPGLAGALLYYASMVLDCSDGEVARLSVRDSDFGAWFETVVDYATYVLLLAALAIAVRTDTGRSVFETAAFVAAIGSLVVAVVTLYLRHRVAAADPGRFDDSSAAALTSAGAVQRFARWGRQWIKRSTIAHLVVVLAIVNQLKALLVLWAFGATLGGVIIIAVAPFLVRRVSVRRETVRDVGAS; via the coding sequence ATGACGGCCCCGCGAGCGCTCGTGATCGTCGGAGCCGCCGCGGCGCGGATTGGATCGCTGGCCGTCTGGGAGCGCGCCGTGCTCGTCGCGCACCGCGTGGGCCTCTCGCCCGTGACCGTCTGGTCGGCCGCACCCTCGTCGTCGAGCGCGCTCGCCAGGCGCGGCGTTCCGTTCACCGCGGATCACTCGGCCGCCGGCCCGTTCGGCGCGCTCGTGGCCGGGCCCGTCATCGTCATCGGACCCGACGTCGTGGTCGATGCTGCCTCGCTCATTGCGCTCTCGACCGACGCCGAACGCGGCGACCGCTCGCAGGCCATCGCCGTGAACGACTCCGGCGTTCCGGTTCTGCTGTGTCTCCCCACTGCAGCCGTCGCGGTCGTGCGGACGTGTGAGTCGCTGGCGGCCGCGGCCGAGCGGCTGGCCGCGACCGGGTCGCTCCGCCTGCTGCCGATCGACAGCTTCACCCGTCGTCTGTCGGACGGGACCGCCGCGCGGCTCGAGCGCGACCTCGTGCGACACCTCAACGGTGGCAGCCGCGAGAGCTTCTTCACGAAGATCATCCGGCGCTTCTCCGTGCCGCTCTCGATTCGGCTCGCGCGTCTCGACGTCCGGCCGTCACAGGTCACGCTGGCCGGGCTGGTGGTGGCGGTGCTCTCCGCCTGGTGCATCAGCCGGGGGCGCTACCTGCCCGGGCTCGCGGGCGCGCTGCTCTATTACGCGAGCATGGTGCTCGACTGCTCGGACGGCGAGGTCGCGCGGCTCTCGGTGCGCGACTCCGATTTCGGCGCGTGGTTCGAGACGGTCGTCGACTACGCCACGTACGTGCTGCTGCTCGCCGCGTTGGCGATCGCGGTCCGCACCGACACGGGCCGATCGGTCTTCGAGACCGCGGCGTTCGTCGCAGCCATCGGATCGCTGGTCGTGGCGGTCGTGACGCTCTATCTGCGCCATCGCGTCGCTGCGGCCGATCCCGGCCGGTTCGACGATTCGTCCGCCGCCGCGCTGACGTCGGCCGGGGCCGTTCAGCGGTTCGCCCGATGGGGACGGCAATGGATCAAACGGAGTACGATCGCGCACCTCGTGGTGGTGCTGGCGATCGTCAACCAGTTGAAGGCGCTGCTCGTCCTTTGGGCGTTCGGCGCGACGCTCGGCGGCGTCATCATCATCGCCGTGGCCCCGTTTCTCGTCCGGCGGGTCTCGGTGAGGCGCGAAACGGTGCGCGATGTCGGCGCGTCCTGA
- a CDS encoding phosphocholine cytidylyltransferase family protein, producing the protein MSVTKAIILAAGVGSRLRPLTNDRPKCLLEVGGRTLLERQLAALESAGVNDVVVVVGYQAAAIRESLGPHVRYVENDRYEATNSLFSLWLARKELVGGAVILNSDVLAAPQLYRQLLDTPDPDAILVEVGTTFEAEDMKVELRGRQIVDFSKVLPPARAHAHNVGMAKFSDGAERLVGCLDKLVAANHENDWAPAAYKAFASQWPLIAVPTNGLPWIEIDFVGDLRRARIEIEPAIARLERDLVRQ; encoded by the coding sequence GTGAGCGTGACGAAAGCCATCATCCTGGCCGCCGGCGTGGGCAGCCGGCTGCGGCCTCTCACGAACGATCGGCCCAAGTGCCTGCTCGAGGTGGGTGGCCGCACCCTGCTCGAACGTCAACTGGCGGCCCTCGAGTCGGCGGGCGTGAACGACGTCGTCGTGGTGGTGGGGTACCAGGCCGCCGCGATTCGTGAGTCGCTCGGGCCGCACGTGCGATACGTGGAGAACGATCGGTACGAAGCCACGAACAGCCTGTTCTCGCTCTGGCTCGCCAGGAAGGAGCTGGTTGGCGGCGCGGTGATCCTGAACTCCGACGTGCTCGCCGCGCCGCAGCTCTATCGCCAGTTGCTCGACACGCCGGACCCTGATGCCATCCTCGTCGAGGTCGGAACGACGTTCGAGGCCGAGGACATGAAGGTGGAGCTGCGAGGCCGTCAGATCGTCGATTTCAGCAAGGTCCTGCCGCCGGCGCGCGCGCACGCGCACAACGTGGGCATGGCGAAGTTCAGCGACGGCGCCGAGCGGCTCGTGGGATGTCTCGACAAGCTCGTGGCCGCCAACCACGAGAACGACTGGGCGCCGGCCGCGTACAAGGCGTTCGCCAGCCAATGGCCGCTGATTGCCGTCCCGACGAACGGGCTGCCATGGATCGAGATCGACTTCGTCGGGGATCTCCGCCGCGCGCGCATCGAGATCGAGCCGGCCATCGCGAGGCTCGAGCGCGACCTCGTTCGCCAGTGA
- a CDS encoding flippase-like domain-containing protein — protein MTASIPRWAVPLVAAGGAALLAALVVHLGPSVIARQLAGLAPILPIVLALGAIKYGLQTIGWRLVLRPAERPPWSDAICATIAGDAVGYLTWAGPFSSEPTRAVLTRHLVPVGASVAAGAAERFMYSLTSALLIVAVPAVLALRRHPTWQPVAWTASCLLVLSGWWLWTRRHERPPRASRSWGRPLDAVRTFWREHHGVAPVLGVLCLGQHATLVLEAYVMLNALGALPTIGAALVFEVVSKLVNTAGSAVPGRIGISEGGSALLARALGYEASLGLSLALMRRVRAAIWTAVGLLMLVVQERRARRTSDGEPTSRRAS, from the coding sequence GTGACCGCGTCCATTCCGCGCTGGGCCGTTCCGCTCGTCGCCGCAGGCGGCGCGGCTTTGCTGGCAGCGCTCGTCGTTCACCTCGGGCCGTCGGTGATTGCCCGCCAGCTCGCTGGCCTCGCCCCCATCCTGCCGATCGTGCTCGCGCTCGGCGCCATCAAGTACGGGCTGCAGACGATCGGGTGGAGGCTCGTGCTCCGCCCTGCCGAGCGTCCGCCGTGGTCCGACGCGATTTGCGCGACGATTGCCGGCGATGCCGTCGGCTACCTGACCTGGGCCGGACCGTTCTCCAGCGAGCCGACCCGGGCGGTGCTCACGCGGCATCTCGTGCCCGTCGGCGCCAGCGTGGCCGCCGGCGCCGCGGAACGCTTCATGTACAGCCTGACGTCCGCGCTGCTGATCGTGGCGGTGCCGGCCGTGCTCGCTCTGCGCCGTCATCCCACGTGGCAGCCGGTGGCCTGGACGGCATCGTGCCTGCTGGTTCTGTCGGGATGGTGGCTGTGGACTCGCCGCCACGAACGGCCGCCGCGCGCTTCCCGATCGTGGGGCCGGCCGCTCGACGCCGTCCGGACGTTCTGGCGCGAGCATCACGGCGTCGCACCCGTGCTCGGGGTGCTCTGTCTCGGACAACACGCCACGCTCGTGCTCGAAGCGTACGTGATGCTCAACGCGCTCGGTGCTCTCCCGACCATCGGCGCGGCCCTCGTCTTCGAGGTCGTCAGCAAGCTCGTGAACACCGCCGGCAGCGCCGTGCCGGGGCGGATCGGCATCTCGGAAGGGGGCTCGGCGCTTCTGGCCCGCGCGCTCGGCTACGAAGCCAGCCTGGGGTTGAGCCTGGCGCTCATGCGCCGAGTCCGGGCCGCGATCTGGACGGCGGTCGGCCTGCTCATGCTCGTCGTGCAGGAACGGCGCGCGCGCCGTACGTCTGATGGGGAGCCGACGAGCCGTCGTGCGTCATGA
- a CDS encoding endonuclease/exonuclease/phosphatase family protein: MRDEAVHSIPTAQRLGPVRLQRSRLSRQGLLRTLLTLFGLVRLAGFATDPLLDGERLHAVVGEPSRVVHGPAHERPLTVVSWNIARGTRYEEIRDVLVAADADVYLLQEADHGVRRSKYRNVAADLAADLGMNWVFAGEFQEIGESKGNVPALTGQAVLSRYPIDDAVALRFKNQADLRWKLDPFQPRRGGRIALRVATAGIVFYNAHIESAKDDRFRHKQIDEMLADRSTAVALEVPVVFAGDFNTLSMPHDSPIVRCLTKEGFVDALGTIDAPRRTSIHHRVPLDWIFSRNITALGGRVIDGGRASDHLPLVAEFATSTVVASLR, encoded by the coding sequence GTGCGCGACGAGGCCGTACACTCGATCCCGACAGCTCAGCGGCTCGGTCCGGTTCGTCTGCAGCGTTCGAGGCTGTCGAGGCAGGGACTTCTGCGTACGCTCCTCACGCTGTTCGGGCTCGTCCGGCTGGCCGGATTCGCTACTGACCCATTACTCGACGGCGAGCGCCTGCACGCGGTCGTCGGCGAACCGTCGCGCGTGGTGCACGGGCCGGCCCACGAGCGGCCGCTGACCGTCGTCTCCTGGAACATCGCGAGGGGCACGCGGTACGAAGAGATCCGCGACGTGCTCGTCGCGGCTGACGCCGACGTCTACCTGCTGCAGGAAGCCGACCACGGTGTCCGGCGGTCGAAGTACAGGAACGTCGCGGCCGACCTCGCCGCGGACCTGGGCATGAACTGGGTGTTCGCGGGCGAGTTCCAGGAGATCGGCGAATCGAAGGGCAACGTGCCGGCGCTGACCGGCCAGGCCGTGCTCAGCCGGTATCCGATCGACGACGCCGTCGCGCTCCGCTTCAAGAACCAGGCGGATCTCCGATGGAAGCTCGACCCGTTCCAGCCGCGCCGGGGCGGGCGCATCGCGCTCCGCGTCGCCACGGCCGGCATCGTCTTCTACAACGCGCACATCGAGAGCGCGAAGGACGACAGGTTCCGGCACAAGCAGATCGACGAGATGCTGGCGGATCGGTCGACGGCCGTCGCGCTCGAGGTTCCGGTGGTTTTCGCCGGCGACTTCAACACGCTCTCGATGCCCCACGACTCCCCGATCGTGCGCTGCCTGACGAAGGAAGGGTTCGTCGACGCGCTCGGGACGATCGACGCTCCCCGCCGGACATCGATCCACCATCGGGTGCCGCTCGACTGGATCTTCTCGCGGAACATCACCGCGCTCGGCGGACGCGTGATCGACGGCGGCCGCGCGTCCGATCACTTGCCGCTCGTGGCGGAGTTCGCGACGTCGACCGTGGTGGCGTCCCTTCGGTAG
- a CDS encoding lactonase family protein, with amino-acid sequence MKTTRRTFLVTAAWAPAIMRAAQASAQGGERLVYVGTYTNNNAGSKGIYAFRFNPSTGQATALGVAAETDSPSWLALHPNGRFLYAANELPPPEAGGPDGAITAFSINATSGALTQISRSKTNGRAPAHMLVDRSGKWAIAGNYGDGPGAIGTSIVVFPIGSDGRLPDAPAQLVPHTPRPKKVDPNAAPGAANPPTSHPHCVLMSPDNKFLVVAEKGWDQIVVYTFDAASGMLTPNTPPAVDATKLRAAPRHLAFHPNGKYLYVCYEAGRAVSTFAWDAASGSLTALDTHDTLPPDAPRTGSCGEIEVHPDGKHLYVSNRGHNSLALFAIDQANGTLAPQGHFPAGGTPRNFKIDPTGDWVITEGQNVHKSFVQRIDRASGKLTMTDVTLDAPAPVCIVFV; translated from the coding sequence ATGAAGACGACGCGACGGACGTTTCTGGTGACGGCGGCGTGGGCCCCGGCGATAATGCGCGCGGCGCAGGCCTCGGCGCAGGGGGGCGAACGGCTGGTCTACGTCGGCACCTACACGAACAACAACGCCGGCAGCAAAGGCATCTACGCCTTTCGATTCAACCCTTCGACCGGTCAGGCCACGGCGCTGGGCGTCGCGGCCGAGACCGACAGCCCGAGCTGGTTGGCGCTCCACCCGAACGGGCGATTCCTGTATGCGGCCAACGAGCTGCCGCCGCCGGAGGCGGGCGGTCCCGACGGCGCGATTACGGCGTTCTCGATCAACGCCACGTCGGGCGCGCTGACTCAGATCAGCCGATCGAAAACGAACGGCCGCGCGCCGGCGCACATGCTGGTCGATCGCTCGGGCAAGTGGGCGATCGCGGGCAACTACGGCGACGGCCCAGGTGCGATCGGCACGTCCATCGTCGTCTTTCCGATCGGATCGGACGGAAGGCTGCCGGATGCGCCGGCCCAGCTCGTGCCGCACACGCCGAGACCGAAGAAGGTCGATCCCAATGCCGCTCCCGGCGCCGCCAATCCGCCCACCTCGCATCCGCACTGCGTGCTGATGTCGCCCGACAACAAGTTCCTGGTCGTGGCAGAGAAGGGGTGGGATCAGATCGTCGTCTACACGTTCGATGCGGCCAGCGGAATGCTCACGCCGAACACGCCGCCGGCCGTGGATGCGACGAAGCTCAGGGCCGCGCCGCGGCATCTGGCGTTCCACCCGAACGGGAAGTACCTGTACGTGTGCTATGAAGCGGGCCGCGCCGTCTCGACGTTCGCGTGGGATGCGGCCAGCGGCTCGCTGACGGCGCTCGACACGCACGACACGCTGCCGCCCGATGCGCCGCGGACGGGGTCGTGCGGCGAGATCGAGGTTCATCCCGACGGGAAGCATCTCTACGTCTCCAACCGCGGGCACAACAGCCTGGCGCTCTTCGCCATCGATCAGGCCAACGGAACGCTCGCGCCGCAGGGCCACTTTCCGGCCGGCGGCACGCCTCGGAACTTCAAGATCGATCCGACCGGCGACTGGGTCATCACCGAAGGCCAGAACGTGCACAAGTCGTTCGTCCAGAGGATCGACCGCGCGAGCGGGAAGCTGACGATGACCGACGTCACGCTGGACGCGCCGGCGCCGGTCTGCATCGTGTTCGTGTAG